The Fibrobacter sp. genome includes the window CCACCGAGATTGAATTCGAAGTATCACATGAAGATGTCTGGAATCAGAAAAACACTGAAATCGAAACCGGGTTTGTATTCCTGATTGAGGCAGAACAGGATATTTGCCATATTACTGTTTCCGGTGAAATGGTTTCAGGACAGGACTTATCCAAATGCGAACAGTTCACACCTCAGCCCGGAATCAAAAAGTTTATTATTGATTTTTCATCTCTCAATATGATCGATGCTTCCGGAGCGACGGCACTTCTTGAACTTGCAACAGCAGTAAACATCGCAGGAACTACTTTAAGAGTTATTGGTGCTGCAGAGATGATCAAGGAAACACTTGCCCTGTTTGGTGTAGACCAGTTTCTGGCTTATTACAATGATGAGAAGTCTGCTTTGGAGAACAGTTAATAATGGTAATCAGAAAACCTCAAGGAGACTCGATGCTCTCTCAACAACCCTTCCTATGATCTCAGATTCTGGATAGTCCGATTCCCGCAGTGCTTTCAGTACATTACCGGCGTAAAACTCCGGAACAGACATGAAAAGCCCTCCCGACGTCTGTGCATCAAGAAGAAGCATTCTGCGGTTGTAATCAAGGTCACGTGCAAACGCTGTGTTCCTTTCTATAAATTCCTGATTTCTGAATCCGGCTCCGGGAATGCATCCCATCTCGGCAAGCTCGTATGCTCCCTCAAAAAAAGGAACAGCCTCACTCTCAATAAGGAAGGTAACCCCGCTTGCATCAGCCATCTTCAAAGCATGACCAAGGAGCCCGAAACCGGTAATATCTGTTGCACACCGTACTCCAAACTCCTGCATTATTTCCGCACCTCTTTTGTTAAGAAGCATCATCGAATCCAGCGCTGCCTTATAATGAGTCTCATTTACCAGACCAACTCTCTTTCCTGCTATTATGACTCCGGTACCTAGAGGCTTTGTCAGAATGAGCAGGTCACCTTTCCGTGCTGCGGCATTGGTGATAATCCTCTCAGGATGAATTGTGCCTGTAACAGCCAGGCCATACTTTGGAGGAAAGTCATCTATTGTATGTCCGCCTGCAATTACTCCTCCGGCCTCACTTATCTTTTCCTGACCGCCTTTAAGTATGTCCTTCAGCACTGAAAGGGGAATGCGTTTTGAGGGAAACATCACCAGATTCATTGCAGTCAAAACGCTGCCACCCATGGCGTAGACATCACTCATTGCGTTTGCAGCAGCGATTCTTCCAAAATCGATCGGATCGCTGCAGACCGGAGGGAAAAAATCGGTAGTCTGAATCAGCGCCAGGTCGTCACTGATACGGTACACGCCTGCATCATCATGAGTCTCTATATCCACCAGCAAATTCTTGTCTTTTATACGCGGGATATCTTTCAAGGCTTCTGAGAGCTGGAGGGCGGAGATTTTTGCTGAACATCCCCCGTATTCAACTGTTGATAGCAGATCAAAGCTCATTTTTTTTCCTCTATTCTTAACAGGCTGGTTTTTAGGCTCAGTCTCAAGGATAAAATATTAGATGCAGGGGCTTCTGCAACCCAATCAGGTTTTCGATTGAAGATCAAAATTACGTCACCTCTGAGATTGCCTAACTCTTCAGGCTGTAACTATTTTTAGACGATGAAAACCGTGGCGCAGAATCGCAAAGCTTTTCATGATTACGAAGTTTTGGAAAAGGTGGAGGCCGGAATAGTCCTGAGCGGATCTGAGGTAAAATCGATCAGGGCCGGTAAAGTCAATCTGGCGGAGAGCTATGCTCAGTGTATACATGGGGAGATCTTCATTGTAAGTCTTCACATCAGCCCCTATGATAAAATCGGCGCCTATTCAGCCGATCCTTACAGGAAAAGAAAACTTCTTCTCCGAAAACGCCAGATTGCGCATCTTTGCAATGAAGTCGAACGCAAGCAACTCACTCTTATTCCCCTTTCCATGTATTTCCAGAAAGAATGGGTAAAGATAGAACTGGGACTTTGCAGAGGCAGAAAAAAATACGATAAGCGCCAAAGAATTGCTGAGGAAGAATCGAAGCGCAGAATCGCCCAGATTATGAGAAAGCGTTAGTCAGGTA containing:
- a CDS encoding STAS domain-containing protein; protein product: MMIIKEVPVEERFGDLWVLLPDAISMYSCREIDAAVSKRINSSIKRIVLNLSNTYNLFSSGLRLMLSLRKKINLRGGELVLVNVSAPIRQLLTDLNLDRVFKIFSTEIEFEVSHEDVWNQKNTEIETGFVFLIEAEQDICHITVSGEMVSGQDLSKCEQFTPQPGIKKFIIDFSSLNMIDASGATALLELATAVNIAGTTLRVIGAAEMIKETLALFGVDQFLAYYNDEKSALENS
- the selD gene encoding selenide, water dikinase SelD, coding for MSFDLLSTVEYGGCSAKISALQLSEALKDIPRIKDKNLLVDIETHDDAGVYRISDDLALIQTTDFFPPVCSDPIDFGRIAAANAMSDVYAMGGSVLTAMNLVMFPSKRIPLSVLKDILKGGQEKISEAGGVIAGGHTIDDFPPKYGLAVTGTIHPERIITNAAARKGDLLILTKPLGTGVIIAGKRVGLVNETHYKAALDSMMLLNKRGAEIMQEFGVRCATDITGFGLLGHALKMADASGVTFLIESEAVPFFEGAYELAEMGCIPGAGFRNQEFIERNTAFARDLDYNRRMLLLDAQTSGGLFMSVPEFYAGNVLKALRESDYPESEIIGRVVERASSLLEVF
- the smpB gene encoding SsrA-binding protein SmpB; protein product: MKTVAQNRKAFHDYEVLEKVEAGIVLSGSEVKSIRAGKVNLAESYAQCIHGEIFIVSLHISPYDKIGAYSADPYRKRKLLLRKRQIAHLCNEVERKQLTLIPLSMYFQKEWVKIELGLCRGRKKYDKRQRIAEEESKRRIAQIMRKR